The following coding sequences are from one Campylobacter sp. RM16187 window:
- a CDS encoding response regulator transcription factor: protein MNNESLKLLKKLSILIVEDDDMSRELIASGLKPYCASVRVAADGCEGLEYFKKQKSDIVITDIHMPIMNGFEMMKEISRLKPHQKFIVFTSYDTDMNLMKSIEQGAALFLKKPIDIKDLRSMIIALTYEKDEKLIKISDEISINLKEEKIYKNGEEIYLTYLQNKFFWLFAYNLNKLVSYEMIEEFVYENEVVSKGAIQNIILRLKRELGIKFKNISEAGYILVTSQKE, encoded by the coding sequence ATGAATAACGAATCTTTAAAATTACTAAAAAAGCTATCGATTTTGATCGTTGAAGACGACGATATGTCAAGAGAGCTCATAGCAAGCGGGCTAAAGCCGTATTGCGCTAGCGTTAGAGTCGCCGCGGACGGATGCGAGGGGCTTGAATACTTTAAAAAACAAAAATCAGACATCGTCATAACGGATATCCATATGCCGATAATGAATGGATTTGAGATGATGAAAGAGATTTCAAGGCTTAAACCTCATCAAAAATTCATCGTCTTTACCTCTTACGATACGGATATGAATTTGATGAAAAGCATAGAACAAGGCGCTGCGCTATTTTTAAAAAAACCTATCGACATCAAAGATCTTCGCTCAATGATAATTGCATTAACCTACGAAAAAGACGAAAAATTAATCAAAATCAGCGACGAAATAAGCATAAATTTAAAAGAGGAGAAAATTTATAAAAACGGAGAGGAAATTTATCTGACATATTTGCAAAATAAATTTTTCTGGCTCTTTGCGTATAATTTAAACAAGCTCGTTAGCTACGAAATGATAGAGGAATTCGTCTATGAAAACGAGGTCGTGAGCAAGGGTGCTATACAAAATATCATCTTGCGTCTAAAGCGAGAGCTTGGGATAAAATTTAAAAATATCTCAGAAGCGGGATACATCCTAGTAACAAGCCAAAAAGAATAA
- a CDS encoding DUF3137 domain-containing protein, whose protein sequence is MKTLLELEKERKLILSKFFSYRIFVTFIIFVFIFYFLYQIFTEAPLNTQFGFIKGKNLGQILALILSLVITYIFYHNLFFYFAKKEKSEFAKKYKKFYLESYFNSLGFKYEMNNHINLFYIMQSRLFFSITEQFGNDLVSGEIDGVKFSFSDLKLIGKDSFFNPATMEQESVEVSFFKGIFFMADFNKKIESKTFVLAKGKPHDPLAKRFIVDNAEFNELFRVYTTDIQNAMYILSPALMEAIVKLAKYMRVPIGLSFVDGRIYIRIDRGIDSFEPDIHKNIVSKKLDKKIKADLDGMFDIIRILKLTKIYS, encoded by the coding sequence TTGAAGACACTACTTGAGCTTGAAAAAGAGCGAAAACTAATACTTTCTAAATTTTTCTCATATCGCATATTTGTTACTTTCATAATATTTGTATTTATTTTTTACTTTTTGTATCAAATCTTTACCGAGGCTCCATTAAATACGCAATTTGGTTTCATAAAAGGTAAAAATTTAGGTCAAATTTTAGCCTTGATACTCTCTTTGGTTATTACTTATATCTTTTATCATAATCTTTTCTTTTATTTTGCAAAAAAGGAAAAAAGTGAATTTGCGAAAAAATATAAAAAATTTTACCTTGAGAGCTACTTTAACTCGCTTGGGTTTAAATATGAGATGAATAATCATATAAATTTATTTTATATAATGCAAAGCAGATTGTTCTTTAGTATAACCGAACAGTTTGGAAATGATCTGGTAAGCGGAGAGATAGATGGAGTCAAATTTAGCTTTAGCGACTTAAAATTAATCGGTAAAGATAGTTTCTTTAATCCAGCAACTATGGAACAAGAGAGTGTTGAAGTAAGTTTTTTTAAAGGGATATTTTTTATGGCTGATTTTAATAAAAAGATAGAATCAAAAACCTTTGTGCTAGCAAAAGGCAAGCCGCATGATCCTCTAGCTAAACGATTTATCGTTGATAATGCTGAATTTAACGAACTTTTTAGAGTTTATACAACCGATATCCAAAATGCAATGTATATACTAAGTCCGGCTTTAATGGAGGCTATTGTAAAGCTTGCTAAGTATATGAGAGTTCCTATTGGATTAAGCTTTGTTGACGGGCGAATTTATATAAGGATTGATAGAGGCATTGATAGCTTTGAGCCTGATATTCATAAGAACATTGTAAGTAAAAAATTAGACAAAAAGATAAAAGCCGATTTAGATGGCATGTTTGACATTATTAGGATATTAAAATTAACTAAAATTTATAGTTGA
- a CDS encoding DsbA family protein, translated as MKIFTKFIKVLATLGLFSSCAFALTDGIEYKVLERPLSVGDNTLTKVFSYACSHCYKFDKGVTQKVMSKLDGVKFIPYHLKSKGEFGETVSGILASMISLDEEKNIGYFDDKSLFKRAKFAIYRSYHDKNEQFSDKNEYINKILKDTKVNRSDYEKALSTTRAQEILSSWDDSYSVAVLSGVPAFVVNGKYLINLDAAYSIDKLIEIIKELLGK; from the coding sequence ATGAAAATTTTTACTAAATTTATAAAGGTTTTGGCTACACTTGGGCTTTTTAGCTCCTGCGCTTTTGCTCTAACCGACGGGATAGAATATAAGGTGCTCGAAAGACCGCTTTCGGTAGGCGATAATACTCTTACTAAAGTATTTAGCTACGCTTGCTCGCACTGCTATAAATTTGATAAAGGCGTAACTCAAAAAGTAATGTCTAAACTTGATGGAGTTAAATTTATACCTTATCATCTAAAGTCAAAAGGTGAATTTGGCGAGACTGTGAGCGGAATTTTAGCCTCTATGATCTCACTTGATGAGGAGAAAAATATAGGCTATTTTGATGATAAATCTCTGTTTAAAAGAGCAAAATTTGCCATTTATAGATCATATCACGACAAAAACGAACAATTTAGTGACAAAAACGAGTATATAAATAAAATTTTAAAAGATACCAAGGTAAACAGAAGCGACTATGAAAAGGCTTTAAGCACAACAAGAGCGCAAGAAATTTTATCTAGTTGGGACGATAGCTATTCGGTTGCTGTTTTAAGTGGAGTACCCGCCTTTGTCGTAAATGGAAAATATCTAATTAATCTAGATGCGGCTTATTCGATAGATAAATTAATTGAAATTATAAAAGAACTTTTAGGAAAGTAG